A genome region from Pristis pectinata isolate sPriPec2 chromosome 4, sPriPec2.1.pri, whole genome shotgun sequence includes the following:
- the yipf5 gene encoding protein YIPF5, whose translation MAEFNNFNTDFFQSSYSIDDQGQTYDYSAAGDPYQNRHYDGHAQQAGYFHPAGPQQPYTGQIYQPTPTFTPSSSQSVYSNSFEDEAPLLEELGINFDHIWQKTLTVLHPLKAADGTIMNETDLAGPMVFCLAFGATLLLVGKIQFGYVYGISAIGCLGMYCLLNLMSMTGVSFGCVASVLGYCLLPMIILSSFAVVFSLQGMLGIIIAAVIIGWCSLSASKIFISALAMEGQQLLVAYPCALLYGVFALISVF comes from the exons ATGGCTGAGTTTAATAATTTCAACACAGATTTCTTCCAGTCAAGTTATAGCATTGATGACCAAGGGCAAACTTATGACTACAGTGCTGCAGGGGATCCCTACCAGAACAG GCACTATGATGGTCATGCACAGCAAGCTGGGTATTTTCATCCAGCAGGACCACAACAACCATACACAGGACAGATCTACCAGCCAACACCAACCTTCACCCCAAGCTCTTCACAATCAGTATATAGTAACAGTTTTGAAGACGAGGCTCCATTATTGGAAG aACTGGGTATTAACTTTGATCACATCTGGCAGAAGACACTAACTGTTCTCCATCCACTCAAAGCAGCAGATGGAACCATTATGAATGAGACGGACCTGGCTGGGCCCATGGTTTTCTGTTTGGCATTTGGAGCCACATTGTTATTG GTTGGAAAAATCCAGTTTGGTTATGTGTATGGTATCAGTGCTATTGGGTGTCTTGGTATGTACTGTCTTTTGAACCTGATGAGTATGACTGGTGTCTCCTTTGGCTGTGTAGCCAGCGTCCTTGGATACTGTCTTCTTCCAATGATTATCCTGTCAAGCTTTGCTGTGGTTTTCTCCTTGCA aGGTATGCTGGGCATAATCATTGCTGCTGTCATTATCGGCTGGTGCAGTTTGTCAGCTTCTAAAATCTTTATCTCTGCCTTGGCAATGGAGGGACAGCAGTTACTGGTGGCATATCCTTGTGCTTTATTGTATGGAGTTTTTGCTCTTATCTCGGTTTTCTAA